The proteins below are encoded in one region of Ursus arctos isolate Adak ecotype North America unplaced genomic scaffold, UrsArc2.0 scaffold_24, whole genome shotgun sequence:
- the PROCA1 gene encoding protein PROCA1 isoform X4, which yields MWVRTTLRIERWTKEKIEDNASIWEEGSTGEFKDPDRCCWKHKQCTGHIIHPFASDCGHHNLHLHSVSHCDCDSRCKSYRPVSVAVIHHPIHHDYAADDLNEEEEEEEEEEEEEEESKPPIPTQVGPAATAPADTGMGAVAGTPDSAAPITIWRSESPTGKSQGNKVIKKVKKKKEKEKDKEEEMDEKAKPKKKVKKGKLTKKKSPVKSESSPPDLSRSVSPRELARMSESSPDSREDLESEDSYNDPRREEPSSEDIVESSSPRKREKNTVQTKKPGAKASPVKKVKRKSPPASNPNLS from the exons ATGTGGGTCAGGACGACACTGAGGATTGAAAGGTGGACTAAGGAAAAGATTGAAGACAATGCCAGCATCTGGGAGGAGGGCAGCACTG GTGAATTCAAGGACCCGGACAGGTGCTGCTGGAAACACAAGCAGTGCACTGGGCACATCATCCACCCCTTCGCCTCGGACTGTGGCCACCACAACCTGCACCTGCACTCCGTCAGCCACTGCGACTGCGATTCCAG gtgCAAAAGCTATAGGCCTGTCTCTGTGGCAGTGATCCACCATCCCATCCACCATGACTACGCGGCAGACGACCtgaatgaagaggaggaagaggaggaggaggaggaggaggaggaggaagaaagcaagcCTCCCATTCCGACCCAGGTGGGGCCCGCTGCCACCGCACCCGCTGACACAGGCATGGGCGCAGTCGCAGGTACCCCGGACTCAGCAGCTCCCATCACTATCTGGCGCTCTGAGAGCCCCACAGGGAAGTCCCAGGGCAACAAGGTGATCaagaaggtgaagaagaaaaaagaaaaagagaaagacaaggaagaggAGATGGATGAGAAGGCAAAGCcgaagaaaaaagtcaagaaggGCAAGTTGACTAAGAAGAAAAGCCCAGTTAAATCGGAATCTTCACCTCCGGACTTGAGCCGATCAGTAAGCCCAAGAGAGTTGGCCAGGATGTCAGAGTCCAGCCCAGACAGCCGGGAAGACCTGGAGAGTGAGGACAGTTACAATGACCCCAGGCGGGAGGAGCCCTCCAGCGAGGATATTGTGGAGTCTTCATCgcccaggaagagagagaagaacacGGTCCAGACTAAGAAACCTGGGGCGAAGGCCTCACCAGTCAAGAAGGTCAAGAGGAAATCTCCCCCAGCATCAAACCCCAATCTCAGTTGA
- the PROCA1 gene encoding protein PROCA1 isoform X3 has product MWVRTTLRIERWTKEKIEDNASIWEEGSTDVNRLPSWERGPLLAAVPSSTDASAFSEGEFKDPDRCCWKHKQCTGHIIHPFASDCGHHNLHLHSVSHCDCDSRCKSYRPVSVAVIHHPIHHDYAADDLNEEEEEEEEEEEEEEESKPPIPTQVGPAATAPADTGMGAVAGTPDSAAPITIWRSESPTGKSQGNKVIKKVKKKKEKEKDKEEEMDEKAKPKKKVKKGKLTKKKSPVKSESSPPDLSRSVSPRELARMSESSPDSREDLESEDSYNDPRREEPSSEDIVESSSPRKREKNTVQTKKPGAKASPVKKVKRKSPPASNPNLS; this is encoded by the exons ATGTGGGTCAGGACGACACTGAGGATTGAAAGGTGGACTAAGGAAAAGATTGAAGACAATGCCAGCATCTGGGAGGAGGGCAGCACTG ATGTAAACAGGTTGCCCAGCTGGGAGAGAGGACCTCTGCTGGCTGCTGTGCCGTCCAGCACTGATGCCTCCGCCTTCTCTGAAG GTGAATTCAAGGACCCGGACAGGTGCTGCTGGAAACACAAGCAGTGCACTGGGCACATCATCCACCCCTTCGCCTCGGACTGTGGCCACCACAACCTGCACCTGCACTCCGTCAGCCACTGCGACTGCGATTCCAG gtgCAAAAGCTATAGGCCTGTCTCTGTGGCAGTGATCCACCATCCCATCCACCATGACTACGCGGCAGACGACCtgaatgaagaggaggaagaggaggaggaggaggaggaggaggaggaagaaagcaagcCTCCCATTCCGACCCAGGTGGGGCCCGCTGCCACCGCACCCGCTGACACAGGCATGGGCGCAGTCGCAGGTACCCCGGACTCAGCAGCTCCCATCACTATCTGGCGCTCTGAGAGCCCCACAGGGAAGTCCCAGGGCAACAAGGTGATCaagaaggtgaagaagaaaaaagaaaaagagaaagacaaggaagaggAGATGGATGAGAAGGCAAAGCcgaagaaaaaagtcaagaaggGCAAGTTGACTAAGAAGAAAAGCCCAGTTAAATCGGAATCTTCACCTCCGGACTTGAGCCGATCAGTAAGCCCAAGAGAGTTGGCCAGGATGTCAGAGTCCAGCCCAGACAGCCGGGAAGACCTGGAGAGTGAGGACAGTTACAATGACCCCAGGCGGGAGGAGCCCTCCAGCGAGGATATTGTGGAGTCTTCATCgcccaggaagagagagaagaacacGGTCCAGACTAAGAAACCTGGGGCGAAGGCCTCACCAGTCAAGAAGGTCAAGAGGAAATCTCCCCCAGCATCAAACCCCAATCTCAGTTGA
- the PROCA1 gene encoding protein PROCA1 isoform X1 codes for MWVRTTLRIERWTKEKIEDNASIWEEGSTDVNRLPSWERGPLLAAVPSSTDASAFSEGEFKDPDRCCWKHKQCTGHIIHPFASDCGHHNLHLHSVSHCDCDSRLKDCSEKTNSDNSRDVGPACSRDEGSTCFNIIQSPCFELIPEEECVERFWYGWCKSYRPVSVAVIHHPIHHDYAADDLNEEEEEEEEEEEEEEESKPPIPTQVGPAATAPADTGMGAVAGTPDSAAPITIWRSESPTGKSQGNKVIKKVKKKKEKEKDKEEEMDEKAKPKKKVKKGKLTKKKSPVKSESSPPDLSRSVSPRELARMSESSPDSREDLESEDSYNDPRREEPSSEDIVESSSPRKREKNTVQTKKPGAKASPVKKVKRKSPPASNPNLS; via the exons ATGTGGGTCAGGACGACACTGAGGATTGAAAGGTGGACTAAGGAAAAGATTGAAGACAATGCCAGCATCTGGGAGGAGGGCAGCACTG ATGTAAACAGGTTGCCCAGCTGGGAGAGAGGACCTCTGCTGGCTGCTGTGCCGTCCAGCACTGATGCCTCCGCCTTCTCTGAAG GTGAATTCAAGGACCCGGACAGGTGCTGCTGGAAACACAAGCAGTGCACTGGGCACATCATCCACCCCTTCGCCTCGGACTGTGGCCACCACAACCTGCACCTGCACTCCGTCAGCCACTGCGACTGCGATTCCAG GCTGAAGGACTGCTCAGAGAAGACAAATAGCGACAACTCCCGAGATGTGGGCCCAGCCTGCTCCCGAGATGAGGGCTCAACATGTTTCAACATCATCCAGTCCCCTTGCTTTGAGCTCATCCCAGAGGAAGAGTGTGTGGAGCGGTTCTGGTATGGCTG gtgCAAAAGCTATAGGCCTGTCTCTGTGGCAGTGATCCACCATCCCATCCACCATGACTACGCGGCAGACGACCtgaatgaagaggaggaagaggaggaggaggaggaggaggaggaggaagaaagcaagcCTCCCATTCCGACCCAGGTGGGGCCCGCTGCCACCGCACCCGCTGACACAGGCATGGGCGCAGTCGCAGGTACCCCGGACTCAGCAGCTCCCATCACTATCTGGCGCTCTGAGAGCCCCACAGGGAAGTCCCAGGGCAACAAGGTGATCaagaaggtgaagaagaaaaaagaaaaagagaaagacaaggaagaggAGATGGATGAGAAGGCAAAGCcgaagaaaaaagtcaagaaggGCAAGTTGACTAAGAAGAAAAGCCCAGTTAAATCGGAATCTTCACCTCCGGACTTGAGCCGATCAGTAAGCCCAAGAGAGTTGGCCAGGATGTCAGAGTCCAGCCCAGACAGCCGGGAAGACCTGGAGAGTGAGGACAGTTACAATGACCCCAGGCGGGAGGAGCCCTCCAGCGAGGATATTGTGGAGTCTTCATCgcccaggaagagagagaagaacacGGTCCAGACTAAGAAACCTGGGGCGAAGGCCTCACCAGTCAAGAAGGTCAAGAGGAAATCTCCCCCAGCATCAAACCCCAATCTCAGTTGA
- the PROCA1 gene encoding protein PROCA1 isoform X2, which yields MWVRTTLRIERWTKEKIEDNASIWEEGSTGEFKDPDRCCWKHKQCTGHIIHPFASDCGHHNLHLHSVSHCDCDSRLKDCSEKTNSDNSRDVGPACSRDEGSTCFNIIQSPCFELIPEEECVERFWYGWCKSYRPVSVAVIHHPIHHDYAADDLNEEEEEEEEEEEEEEESKPPIPTQVGPAATAPADTGMGAVAGTPDSAAPITIWRSESPTGKSQGNKVIKKVKKKKEKEKDKEEEMDEKAKPKKKVKKGKLTKKKSPVKSESSPPDLSRSVSPRELARMSESSPDSREDLESEDSYNDPRREEPSSEDIVESSSPRKREKNTVQTKKPGAKASPVKKVKRKSPPASNPNLS from the exons ATGTGGGTCAGGACGACACTGAGGATTGAAAGGTGGACTAAGGAAAAGATTGAAGACAATGCCAGCATCTGGGAGGAGGGCAGCACTG GTGAATTCAAGGACCCGGACAGGTGCTGCTGGAAACACAAGCAGTGCACTGGGCACATCATCCACCCCTTCGCCTCGGACTGTGGCCACCACAACCTGCACCTGCACTCCGTCAGCCACTGCGACTGCGATTCCAG GCTGAAGGACTGCTCAGAGAAGACAAATAGCGACAACTCCCGAGATGTGGGCCCAGCCTGCTCCCGAGATGAGGGCTCAACATGTTTCAACATCATCCAGTCCCCTTGCTTTGAGCTCATCCCAGAGGAAGAGTGTGTGGAGCGGTTCTGGTATGGCTG gtgCAAAAGCTATAGGCCTGTCTCTGTGGCAGTGATCCACCATCCCATCCACCATGACTACGCGGCAGACGACCtgaatgaagaggaggaagaggaggaggaggaggaggaggaggaggaagaaagcaagcCTCCCATTCCGACCCAGGTGGGGCCCGCTGCCACCGCACCCGCTGACACAGGCATGGGCGCAGTCGCAGGTACCCCGGACTCAGCAGCTCCCATCACTATCTGGCGCTCTGAGAGCCCCACAGGGAAGTCCCAGGGCAACAAGGTGATCaagaaggtgaagaagaaaaaagaaaaagagaaagacaaggaagaggAGATGGATGAGAAGGCAAAGCcgaagaaaaaagtcaagaaggGCAAGTTGACTAAGAAGAAAAGCCCAGTTAAATCGGAATCTTCACCTCCGGACTTGAGCCGATCAGTAAGCCCAAGAGAGTTGGCCAGGATGTCAGAGTCCAGCCCAGACAGCCGGGAAGACCTGGAGAGTGAGGACAGTTACAATGACCCCAGGCGGGAGGAGCCCTCCAGCGAGGATATTGTGGAGTCTTCATCgcccaggaagagagagaagaacacGGTCCAGACTAAGAAACCTGGGGCGAAGGCCTCACCAGTCAAGAAGGTCAAGAGGAAATCTCCCCCAGCATCAAACCCCAATCTCAGTTGA